The Planctomycetota bacterium DNA window TTCGCTGGAGTCCCTGAGGGGCAAGGACGTGATCCTTTACTTCTATCCGAAGGACGACACGCCCGGCTGCACCAAGGAGGCGTGCGGCTTCCGGGATCTCTGGGGCGATCTCGAGAAGGCCGGGGCCGTGGTCCTCGGAATTTCGCCCGACGACGAAGCCTCCCATGCGCGCTTCCGGGACAAGTACAAGCTGCCCTTCCGGCTGCTGGCGGATCCGGAGCGCCGCGTGCTCAAAGCCTACGGGGCGTGGGGGAAAAAGACCCTGTACGGCAAGACGACGGAGGGCGTGATCCGCTCCACGGTCTGGATCGGTCCGGACGGGAAGGTCAAGCGCCACTGGAAGACCGTGCGGGACGCGGCGGCCCATCCGGGCGAGGTCCTGGAGGCGCTCCGGGCGGGAGCGTAGGGGAAGCGGCGTTCAGGCGAGCGGCCGCTCCGCGGGCACGCGCCGCACGCGGGCGTTCCCCACGC harbors:
- a CDS encoding peroxiredoxin → MAKIREGAEAPSFTLKDADGREVSLESLRGKDVILYFYPKDDTPGCTKEACGFRDLWGDLEKAGAVVLGISPDDEASHARFRDKYKLPFRLLADPERRVLKAYGAWGKKTLYGKTTEGVIRSTVWIGPDGKVKRHWKTVRDAAAHPGEVLEALRAGA